Proteins from a single region of Embleya scabrispora:
- a CDS encoding protein-L-isoaspartate O-methyltransferase family protein has protein sequence MVDDQSSASDRLVGAQRRPADMLDALDPVPGARTLEIGTGSGYNTALLCRLVGADHVTTVDHTPHLVDTARERLETAGFTPDVVLADGTTGWAPNAP, from the coding sequence ATGGTTGACGACCAGAGCTCCGCGAGTGACCGGCTGGTCGGGGCGCAGCGTCGGCCAGCCGACATGCTCGACGCCCTCGACCCCGTCCCGGGCGCCCGCACGTTGGAGATCGGCACCGGCAGCGGCTACAACACCGCCCTGTTGTGCCGGCTGGTCGGGGCGGACCATGTCACCACCGTGGACCACACCCCGCACCTGGTCGACACCGCTCGCGAACGTCTCGAGACTGCGGGTTTCACTCCCGACGTCGTCCTGGCCGACGGCACGACCGGCTGGGCCCCGAACGCCCCGTAG